In Silurus meridionalis isolate SWU-2019-XX chromosome 23, ASM1480568v1, whole genome shotgun sequence, the genomic window GTTATCTGAAGCAATCTAGACATCAGAAATGGATATGTCcttgaaaaaaaattgtcagGTTTCAACTCTCAAAcctttcattaaaataatcaaGTAACACTTCCTGGCATCTACAACATCATTTCCTATGAAAGTTCAGAGAAAAAGGCATTAATTCCTGCATGACTTGGAAGCGAAACCTACCATTGGCTCTCTTTTTGGGAGACTTTGACACCCTGGTTCGGCTGGAGGTAGACACTCCGCTCTCGCTCATGGAGTCGTGGGTGGAAGATGCGCTACCTGTGGTTTCACTATCCCTGATCATGCTTTCATATCCACTGCTGCCTCCACTGTGGTAGAACAGAGCAGTGCGGCCCATGGCTGGGGGCAGCTCACCGCTAAGGACGCTGCTGTTGTCACTGCCGTGGCCACTGCTGTAGCGCTGCGGTCGTCTAGGAGCAGTGATTTTACTGTACGGCGATGGCAATGAACAAGGTTCACTTTTTGGAGTTGGTCCCGAATCAGCAGAAGCACTTGCCTGATCATTAGGTCCTCTGATGGGTTTCTTGGAGCTGCTTGATGCAAGCTCACTGACCCGGCTATTAGCAGCTCGAATGGCTTGCTTTGTGCCCATGAGGGTACCTTTCCCTGGTTTTGTGCTTGCTCCTATAACTGAATGAGTCGATGGTTTGCCACTTGGAGGTAGGTTGGCAGTCCAAACATTTGAGGTGGAAAATGATTTTGTGGCACTCAAAGGTTTGGAATTATTACTAGAcaatgtctttgttttgttcccattgccaactatggctctaggACTTAAATTAGCTTTGATCGGCCTAAATTTGCTGCCTTCAGTGGTACTGGTCGATGGGGGAGAGAGGGGTGTTGAGATGGAGCTGGTAACCCCAAGTCTTGGTACCATCCTATTTAACTTGCTGTTACCACCCAGGTTAACGCTACTGCTCTCTCTCATCATTCCTTGTTTGGATTCAATTGATGTCAAACTGTCACACCTTTCAAGGGAGAAATGACTTCCAAAGAATCTTCTACTGTCTCCTTTTGCACCTCGTGGACTGGATCCTGACTTTAAGCTGAAGGATTTAAAGCTAAAAGATTCCGCTCTAACCCGAACATCGAAATCCTCCTCAGAGAGTGTCGCTTTGGATGATGAGGATCTAAATGTATCATTGCTCGATGACCTTAAGGCACTAGGAGACATCAAAGTACGGGTCCTCTGATCCAGGCTGGATTTTCTTATGGGTGGGGCAGGGGGTGACATGCTGCCAGACTTTGGGAGTAAGCTGCTTTTCTGCCCATTTGGTCGCTTCCCTAAGGAGGAGTATTTCAGTGTAGAACTTGTTTGCACAGCATCATGACCCCACTTCAACTCTGATGAGCTATGAGGCACTGTGATCATGCCAAGTGTTGTGGCCCCTCGTCTGAGCTGAGGCATTCTGCTCagactttcttcttttttaacacTGGACTTCTCACACCCATCCACCACTCTATGGGAGAAGGAAGATGGAGGCATTTTTGCAGACCGTGGGATACTGCTACTTCCTCCACCTGTGGTCTTCCTGGATGGGATTCCACTCATAACAGATTTGGGTGGCTTACCTGGAGAGATGCATTCTGCACTTCTTAAATCTACCTGGCTAATCGTGGTCATCCAGTGTTCATCTGTCCTGCTTCCTTGCCTCTGAAACACTCGGCTGAAGCTGCTATTTGGCTCAACAGATGAggtaggtttgttttttttcgggAGAGTCGAGTGGTTTGTATTAGGCATCTGTGCTGGCTGTGCAGTGATAATGGTACTTGATTTAACAGACCTCTGGCCTCTGAaagcagttttatttgtatcaaAAGGTGGTGGGCACTTGGCTGTCGGAATTTTCTCAGAGGTCCCTGATTGGTAGTATAACTCAGAAAAACATACCGTACTACCATTGAAGGAGCTGTTTGCACCTTGCTGGGAGGAACTGTCCATACATAAAGCACCAGGTTTATTAGCTGTTGAAATATTATCTTGTGTGTTTGCTTCCTTTGGTGAAATATCTCTAGGCAAGTATGAGGCATTGGTATTCATcgtcttttttaaatatgagaTTTTCGAAGCTGTGCTTTGCCCTGATGGCATCGCGTCTTTTGACCTTGCGTGGCTTTTTTGTGCAATGTCTACCTGCGATACATATGCATCAAACTCATCGTTGATGCTGCTGATTATACTGACGGGACGCGATCCAGAGGACATAGCCTGCCGGGAGCAGTCGCTGTTAAAGCTGATAATGCTGGAGGGTCGTCCATTGTCTGGAATTAGACTAGTGGGCAGCTCTTCAACCACAGTAAACACTATTTCATCCTCCCCATTTAACTCCACAGGTTGCTGCAGAGTTATAGTAGTTCTTAAAACATCTCTCTCAAGACATCGGCTCTGAAAAGCTGCTCGCAGGTGACTTACTTCTACTGGGCTTCTACTTAGATGATGAGGAACTCCTTGCCTGAGAGCTGGCTGGCTCATACCCACTGGAGGTGCCCTTGTGGCTAAAATACTATCACTAGTCAAATTTGAGGTCTTTTGTAACAAGGGTGAAGATCCTTTTTCGAAGACCTTCTCTCGGACAACAGGTTCAGCATCCTGAGCTGAAAATTGACTGCACACAACTTCATCTGAAGGCTTTTTGAGGTGTTCCATATCAGAAAGCTTGTGGAGGGAGGATTTAATCATCTTGCTACATGCAAGAACCCCCTCTGTTGCTTTCCCTGCCCCAACTTGAGTCTTAGGGACTGTCTGAGGACCTTTTCCTTCACCGATAAAAGTAGCTGTGCTCTCACTCCCATCAATACACTCAAGCCGTTCTTGTAACTCTGCAAATGTGTTGCACTTTAGATGATCCCCATCTGATTTGGGAGCCTCTTTTGAACGTTTTTTGTTGAGTGAAGGAATGATGGGAACGAAGGCTGGGGGTCCTTCATTATCACTGAGTTCACGATCAGATATATGGGCTCCTCCGGGACCTACATAGATAACTGTATCGCATGAGTGTTCACTACTGGAGGAGTAGTCTGGATCACTGGAAAGAAGTGCAGGGTGGTCTGGGTCTAGAGCTACTGTTCTAGGGTACAATGGTTTTAAGTGAGGTGGCCTCCGGGTTTGTCCTTCCTCACAAGAGCTCTCCCCTCCTGAGGAACTGGAGGCATActgaaaaaatatagaaataaattaatggTGACAATCAAAATATAGAATATTCATGATGCCAGCAAAggtaaaaatgcatttaaatcaaTTATGAGTATCAAGGCAATTAAGTATTGCATTGACAATAGATACCAAATATTATGAAGAGCTGTCAATATAAAAACCATTGACTAATACTGATTACTGCTAAGCTATTGACTGATATTTACAGAGAAATCAATCAGTACACATTTAGTCCACTACGTAGATTTACACGCTGAtgaggcataactttatggccaccattccagcataacattatgaccacctgcctaatattgtgttcatccccttttgctgctaaaacagtcgttaCCCATcgatcaacagcattaacttcttcagcagtttgagctacaggagcttgtttgttggatcggaccacatggaccagccttcgctccccacgtgcatcaatgtgcCTCAATGTGATGTGCATcaatg contains:
- the kif26aa gene encoding kinesin-like protein KIF26A isoform X1; this translates as MDPLMASLSSSPVPQKENLTHVDPALLHTDGIFGSTCHLLKRKKKVLEGSERKESPHYGRLSPRKKLHSADEIQCGRRPNPEGAGSVSVSVRELGPARACQRCHIITNQLHRQALALAEAGARKDPGFDPALLLDKLQALEWPQSGQGSGSCKVCGTPLHQLRRLALHSALGLSLDGSANLERESLAGQQAPHFGASSQRPFRGSQGSSSSTIQIPSRNQTEPATCIKRKEMGWIKSGAAGVDIKPSCHAIVTPLPIYAQQYLEGVWSVTTVSRSHQQQRAQGLAPEEDNVTSRSYISTIHSVALKGNRRTSQVTTAAPEAPQSSSAASFFIRAAQKLNLSKRKKPQPPPPLSPPDPDEPFFYTEGFSVALQLSPPPVPPCLLRAGAKVKDCPGMGKVKVMVRICPAKGEEDTSESMSFLKVDAPKKQLTFCEPLASSAALRRFSSTVAPKTFNFDAVFTQDASQAEVCSGTVAEVIQSVVNGADGCIFCFGHAHLGKTYTMIGKDSSTQSLGVAPCAISWLFKLIEERKEKAGARFSVRVSAVEISGRDEALTDLLADFCTGTVQGAGVYLKEDPLSGSQLQNQSELRASSAERAAFFLDSALAARSTSRAEKAEEQQCNSHMLFTLHVTQYRMEKSTKGGMSEGRSRLHLLDLGSCESDVTQTRDGGGGQCLSLAALGNVILALVNGAKHVPYRDSKLTMLLRESLGNINCRTTMIAHISDSPASFAESLSTVQLASRIHRMRKKKSKYASSSSGGESSCEEGQTRRPPHLKPLYPRTVALDPDHPALLSSDPDYSSSSEHSCDTVIYVGPGGAHISDRELSDNEGPPAFVPIIPSLNKKRSKEAPKSDGDHLKCNTFAELQERLECIDGSESTATFIGEGKGPQTVPKTQVGAGKATEGVLACSKMIKSSLHKLSDMEHLKKPSDEVVCSQFSAQDAEPVVREKVFEKGSSPLLQKTSNLTSDSILATRAPPVGMSQPALRQGVPHHLSRSPVEVSHLRAAFQSRCLERDVLRTTITLQQPVELNGEDEIVFTVVEELPTSLIPDNGRPSSIISFNSDCSRQAMSSGSRPVSIISSINDEFDAYVSQVDIAQKSHARSKDAMPSGQSTASKISYLKKTMNTNASYLPRDISPKEANTQDNISTANKPGALCMDSSSQQGANSSFNGSTVCFSELYYQSGTSEKIPTAKCPPPFDTNKTAFRGQRSVKSSTIITAQPAQMPNTNHSTLPKKNKPTSSVEPNSSFSRVFQRQGSRTDEHWMTTISQVDLRSAECISPGKPPKSVMSGIPSRKTTGGGSSSIPRSAKMPPSSFSHRVVDGCEKSSVKKEESLSRMPQLRRGATTLGMITVPHSSSELKWGHDAVQTSSTLKYSSLGKRPNGQKSSLLPKSGSMSPPAPPIRKSSLDQRTRTLMSPSALRSSSNDTFRSSSSKATLSEEDFDVRVRAESFSFKSFSLKSGSSPRGAKGDSRRFFGSHFSLERCDSLTSIESKQGMMRESSSVNLGGNSKLNRMVPRLGVTSSISTPLSPPSTSTTEGSKFRPIKANLSPRAIVGNGNKTKTLSSNNSKPLSATKSFSTSNVWTANLPPSGKPSTHSVIGASTKPGKGTLMGTKQAIRAANSRVSELASSSSKKPIRGPNDQASASADSGPTPKSEPCSLPSPYSKITAPRRPQRYSSGHGSDNSSVLSGELPPAMGRTALFYHSGGSSGYESMIRDSETTGSASSTHDSMSESGVSTSSRTRVSKSPKKRANGLQRRRLIPAPLPDSTSPGRKAGAAGQWVDLPQLGGSLKDAFEIKVYEIDDMERLQRCKEGMVTEGLQYFSARLRMLEKRQQQIRELRTKHERLRRELEDAKTRLMLDPEKWAGEFDVDPDLDPESHDFLEALVQATAELEFCVNLCKSRVMMETCFDILAPTSPGQKLEV
- the kif26aa gene encoding kinesin-like protein KIF26A isoform X2; the encoded protein is MDQRDRISAAGRKVDYRRFTVLEGSERKESPHYGRLSPRKKLHSADEIQCGRRPNPEGAGSVSVSVRELGPARACQRCHIITNQLHRQALALAEAGARKDPGFDPALLLDKLQALEWPQSGQGSGSCKVCGTPLHQLRRLALHSALGLSLDGSANLERESLAGQQAPHFGASSQRPFRGSQGSSSSTIQIPSRNQTEPATCIKRKEMGWIKSGAAGVDIKPSCHAIVTPLPIYAQQYLEGVWSVTTVSRSHQQQRAQGLAPEEDNVTSRSYISTIHSVALKGNRRTSQVTTAAPEAPQSSSAASFFIRAAQKLNLSKRKKPQPPPPLSPPDPDEPFFYTEGFSVALQLSPPPVPPCLLRAGAKVKDCPGMGKVKVMVRICPAKGEEDTSESMSFLKVDAPKKQLTFCEPLASSAALRRFSSTVAPKTFNFDAVFTQDASQAEVCSGTVAEVIQSVVNGADGCIFCFGHAHLGKTYTMIGKDSSTQSLGVAPCAISWLFKLIEERKEKAGARFSVRVSAVEISGRDEALTDLLADFCTGTVQGAGVYLKEDPLSGSQLQNQSELRASSAERAAFFLDSALAARSTSRAEKAEEQQCNSHMLFTLHVTQYRMEKSTKGGMSEGRSRLHLLDLGSCESDVTQTRDGGGGQCLSLAALGNVILALVNGAKHVPYRDSKLTMLLRESLGNINCRTTMIAHISDSPASFAESLSTVQLASRIHRMRKKKSKYASSSSGGESSCEEGQTRRPPHLKPLYPRTVALDPDHPALLSSDPDYSSSSEHSCDTVIYVGPGGAHISDRELSDNEGPPAFVPIIPSLNKKRSKEAPKSDGDHLKCNTFAELQERLECIDGSESTATFIGEGKGPQTVPKTQVGAGKATEGVLACSKMIKSSLHKLSDMEHLKKPSDEVVCSQFSAQDAEPVVREKVFEKGSSPLLQKTSNLTSDSILATRAPPVGMSQPALRQGVPHHLSRSPVEVSHLRAAFQSRCLERDVLRTTITLQQPVELNGEDEIVFTVVEELPTSLIPDNGRPSSIISFNSDCSRQAMSSGSRPVSIISSINDEFDAYVSQVDIAQKSHARSKDAMPSGQSTASKISYLKKTMNTNASYLPRDISPKEANTQDNISTANKPGALCMDSSSQQGANSSFNGSTVCFSELYYQSGTSEKIPTAKCPPPFDTNKTAFRGQRSVKSSTIITAQPAQMPNTNHSTLPKKNKPTSSVEPNSSFSRVFQRQGSRTDEHWMTTISQVDLRSAECISPGKPPKSVMSGIPSRKTTGGGSSSIPRSAKMPPSSFSHRVVDGCEKSSVKKEESLSRMPQLRRGATTLGMITVPHSSSELKWGHDAVQTSSTLKYSSLGKRPNGQKSSLLPKSGSMSPPAPPIRKSSLDQRTRTLMSPSALRSSSNDTFRSSSSKATLSEEDFDVRVRAESFSFKSFSLKSGSSPRGAKGDSRRFFGSHFSLERCDSLTSIESKQGMMRESSSVNLGGNSKLNRMVPRLGVTSSISTPLSPPSTSTTEGSKFRPIKANLSPRAIVGNGNKTKTLSSNNSKPLSATKSFSTSNVWTANLPPSGKPSTHSVIGASTKPGKGTLMGTKQAIRAANSRVSELASSSSKKPIRGPNDQASASADSGPTPKSEPCSLPSPYSKITAPRRPQRYSSGHGSDNSSVLSGELPPAMGRTALFYHSGGSSGYESMIRDSETTGSASSTHDSMSESGVSTSSRTRVSKSPKKRANGLQRRRLIPAPLPDSTSPGRKAGAAGQWVDLPQLGGSLKDAFEIKVYEIDDMERLQRCKEGMVTEGLQYFSARLRMLEKRQQQIRELRTKHERLRRELEDAKTRLMLDPEKWAGEFDVDPDLDPESHDFLEALVQATAELEFCVNLCKSRVMMETCFDILAPTSPGQKLEV
- the kif26aa gene encoding kinesin-like protein KIF26A isoform X3, with the translated sequence MDWRELAAQKLNLSKRKKPQPPPPLSPPDPDEPFFYTEGFSVALQLSPPPVPPCLLRAGAKVKDCPGMGKVKVMVRICPAKGEEDTSESMSFLKVDAPKKQLTFCEPLASSAALRRFSSTVAPKTFNFDAVFTQDASQAEVCSGTVAEVIQSVVNGADGCIFCFGHAHLGKTYTMIGKDSSTQSLGVAPCAISWLFKLIEERKEKAGARFSVRVSAVEISGRDEALTDLLADFCTGTVQGAGVYLKEDPLSGSQLQNQSELRASSAERAAFFLDSALAARSTSRAEKAEEQQCNSHMLFTLHVTQYRMEKSTKGGMSEGRSRLHLLDLGSCESDVTQTRDGGGGQCLSLAALGNVILALVNGAKHVPYRDSKLTMLLRESLGNINCRTTMIAHISDSPASFAESLSTVQLASRIHRMRKKKSKYASSSSGGESSCEEGQTRRPPHLKPLYPRTVALDPDHPALLSSDPDYSSSSEHSCDTVIYVGPGGAHISDRELSDNEGPPAFVPIIPSLNKKRSKEAPKSDGDHLKCNTFAELQERLECIDGSESTATFIGEGKGPQTVPKTQVGAGKATEGVLACSKMIKSSLHKLSDMEHLKKPSDEVVCSQFSAQDAEPVVREKVFEKGSSPLLQKTSNLTSDSILATRAPPVGMSQPALRQGVPHHLSRSPVEVSHLRAAFQSRCLERDVLRTTITLQQPVELNGEDEIVFTVVEELPTSLIPDNGRPSSIISFNSDCSRQAMSSGSRPVSIISSINDEFDAYVSQVDIAQKSHARSKDAMPSGQSTASKISYLKKTMNTNASYLPRDISPKEANTQDNISTANKPGALCMDSSSQQGANSSFNGSTVCFSELYYQSGTSEKIPTAKCPPPFDTNKTAFRGQRSVKSSTIITAQPAQMPNTNHSTLPKKNKPTSSVEPNSSFSRVFQRQGSRTDEHWMTTISQVDLRSAECISPGKPPKSVMSGIPSRKTTGGGSSSIPRSAKMPPSSFSHRVVDGCEKSSVKKEESLSRMPQLRRGATTLGMITVPHSSSELKWGHDAVQTSSTLKYSSLGKRPNGQKSSLLPKSGSMSPPAPPIRKSSLDQRTRTLMSPSALRSSSNDTFRSSSSKATLSEEDFDVRVRAESFSFKSFSLKSGSSPRGAKGDSRRFFGSHFSLERCDSLTSIESKQGMMRESSSVNLGGNSKLNRMVPRLGVTSSISTPLSPPSTSTTEGSKFRPIKANLSPRAIVGNGNKTKTLSSNNSKPLSATKSFSTSNVWTANLPPSGKPSTHSVIGASTKPGKGTLMGTKQAIRAANSRVSELASSSSKKPIRGPNDQASASADSGPTPKSEPCSLPSPYSKITAPRRPQRYSSGHGSDNSSVLSGELPPAMGRTALFYHSGGSSGYESMIRDSETTGSASSTHDSMSESGVSTSSRTRVSKSPKKRANGLQRRRLIPAPLPDSTSPGRKAGAAGQWVDLPQLGGSLKDAFEIKVYEIDDMERLQRCKEGMVTEGLQYFSARLRMLEKRQQQIRELRTKHERLRRELEDAKTRLMLDPEKWAGEFDVDPDLDPESHDFLEALVQATAELEFCVNLCKSRVMMETCFDILAPTSPGQKLEV